A portion of the Echeneis naucrates chromosome 5, fEcheNa1.1, whole genome shotgun sequence genome contains these proteins:
- the gnl3 gene encoding guanine nucleotide-binding protein-like 3: MKRPKLKKASKRLSCAKRYKIQKKVREHNRKLRKEAKKKGVNKRVKKDPGVPNSAPFKEEVLREAEQRRLKIEEEKEKKKQAKKEERAQKRKKEKEAAAKETEPKAKRSRQEENGKHSEKKIGTDRNSKQFLCGELNKVIDSSDVVIEVLDARDPMGCRCPQLEEAVLKRDGNKKLLLVLSKIDLVPKENVEKWIKCLQQEFPVVVFKASTHIRDKTVQTKKRRIAPSNEVLDRSRAAACFGKSCLTELLTNYASNLEKETQLRVGVVGFPNVGKSSLINSMKGILACNAGVKRGLTKSMQEVHILKNVKLIDSPGVVALPSNPPASLALRSLQVEEGQESVLEAVRTLLKQCDMTQIMLQYNIPDFRNSLEFLTLFAKKRGYLQKGGVPNTEQAATTFLDDCTGAKLSYHCQAPEKNSLPLYLSDSMVAEMQKGWDLSKLKIGNAETLRGVKCPNLASSVRFISKGPTAGHLTISDITENNPDVAATESEAVQSDEPEQTVDEPNMTEVEKPQKASLKSKDNKVQFQSVPIDISLCTATTDDAYNFNTDFK, translated from the exons ATGAAACGACCGA AGTTAAAGAAAGCAAGTAAGAGGCTCTCTTGTGCCAAACGTTATAAAATCCAGAAGAAA GTACGGGAGCATAACAGAAAGCTGAGAAAGGAGGCCAAGAAGAAAGGAGTGAACAAACGAGTGAAGAAGGACCCCGGAGTGCCCAACAGTGCGCCTTTCAAGGAGGAGGTCCTCAGGGAGGCTGAGCAGAGGAGGCTGAAG attgaagaggaaaaggagaagaagaagcaagCCAAAAAAGAGGAGCGAGctcagaagaggaagaaggagaaggaggctGCTGCTAAAGAAACTGAACCTAAAGCCAAGAGGTCTCGACAG GAGGAGAATGGAAAGCATTCAGAGAAAAAGATTGGCACagacagaaattcaaaacagtttctttgtgGCGAATTAAATAAG GTAATTGATTCATCTGATGTAGTAATAGAGGTCCTAGATGCCCGTGATCCTATGGGGTGCAGGTGTccacagctggaggaggctgtGCTGAAGAGGGACGGTAACAAGAAACTGCTCTTGGTTTTAAGCAAAATAG ACCTGGTACCAAAGGAGAATGTGGAGAAATGGATTAAGTGTTTACAACAGGAATTTCCAGTTGTGGTGTTTAAAGCATCAACACATATTCGGGACAAAACAGTG CAAACTAAGAAGAGAAGGATTGCACCCTCCAATGAAGTCCTGGACAGATCCAGAGCAGCAGCCTGCTTTGGAAAGAGCTGTCTCACTGAGCTCCTCACAAATTATGCATCCAATTTAGAGAAGGAAACTCAGCTTAGAGTGGGTGTAGTAG GTTTTCCTAATGTTGGAAAGAGCAGCCTGATCAATAGTATGAAGGGGATCCTGGCCTGCAATGCTGGAGTCAAGAGAGGCCTCACAAA ATCCATGCAGGAGGTGCATATCTTAAAGAATGTGAAGCTGATCGACAGCCCTGGAGTGGTGGCATTGCCGTCCAACCCACCAGCCTCTTTGGCTCTCAGGAGTctgcaggtggaggagggtCAGGAGAGTGTGCTGGAGGCAGTCAGGACTCTACTCAAGCAGTGTGACATGACCCAG ATCATGTTACAGTACAACATCCCAGATTTCAGGAACTCTCTGGAGTTTTTAACGTTGTTCGCCAAAAAGCGTGGTTATCTGCAGAAGGGTGGAGTTCCTAACACGGAGCAGGCAGCCACAACTTTCCTTGATGATTGTACAGG TGCAAAGCTGAGCTACCACTGTCAGGCACCAGAAAAAAACAGCCTCCCCCTTTACCTGTCGGACAGCATGGTGGCTGAGATGCAGAAAGGCTGGGATCTATCCAAGTTAAAAATAGGCAATGCTGAAACTCTGAGAG GTGTTAAATGTCCAAACCTGGCCAGCAGTGTACGCTTCATCTCCAAAGGCCCGACAGCGGGCCATCTAAccatcagtgacatcactgaAAATAACCCTGATGTAGCAGCCACAGAGAGCGAAGCAGTGCAGAGTGATGAG CCTGAACAAACAGTGGACGAGCCAAATATGACAGAAGTGGAGAAACCACAGAAGGCATCACTGAAAA GTAAAGACAATAAGGTACAGTTCCAGTCTGTCCCCATTGACATCAGCCTCTGTACAGCTACAACAGATGATGCCTATAACTTcaacacagattttaaatga
- the glt8d1 gene encoding glycosyltransferase 8 domain-containing protein 1, with the protein MTLRRVNVIILVLLAVAFLILVQRNLLNLGDFLHKENPDAGMILPFESELSPDLRSDSVRKGEEIPVLITATEDRLGAVVAAINSVYENSKANVVFTIVTLNDTVDHLKVWLSETKLKTVKYNIVVFKPELLSGKISKDPKTPETVKPLTFARYYLPAYIPEAEKAIYLDDDIIVQGDIQELYETNLKPGHAAAFSDDCNSASAKGIVRGAGNQNNYIGFLDFKKAAIKKLGMKPNTCSFNPGVIITNLTEWKNQNITQQLEHWMELNAQEDLYSKTLAESITTPPLLIVFYKHHSNIDPMWHVRHLGNTGAGNRYSTQFIRAAKLLHWNGHYKPWGRASSYSDVWDKWFIPDPTGKFHPVRRHAEE; encoded by the exons ATGACTCTGAGGAGAG TAAATGTGATCATCCTTGTGTTGCTGGCTGTCGCCTTTCTCATCTTAGTTCAACGAAATCTCCTCAATCTTGGTGACTTTTTGCACAAAGAAAACCCAG ATGCAGGGATGATTCTCCCTTTTGAATCTGAACTCTCTCCGGACCTGAGATCTGATTCCgtgaggaaaggagaggagatcCCTGTCCTGATCACGGCTACAGAGGACAGACTCGGTGCTGTGGTTGCTGCCATCAACAGTGTGTACGAGAACAGTAAAGCCAATGTTGTCTTCACCATCGTCACCTTGAATGACACAGTGGACCACCTAAA AGTGTGGCTGAGTGAGACAAAGCTTAAAACTGTCAAATACAATATAGTTGTTTTCAAGCCTGAGCTCCTCAGTGGGAAGATTTCCAAAGATCCCAAGACACCGGAGACAGTAAAACCA tTGACTTTTGCCAGGTATTACCTACCTGCATACATACCAGAGGCAGAGAAAGCCATCTATTTGGATGACGATATCATTGTACAAG GAGACATTCAAGAACTTTATGAAACCAACCTCAAACCAGGACATGCAGCTGCCTTCTCAGATGACTGTAATTCAGCTTCTGCCAAGGGCATTGTTCGAGGGGCCGGTAATCAG AATAACTATATTGGTTTCCTGGACTTCAAGAAAGCGGCCATCAAGAAGCTGGGGATGAAGCCCAACACATGCTCTTTCAACCCTGGTGTCATCATCACCAATCTGACCGAGTGGAAGAACCAGAATATCACCCAGCAGCTGGAGCATTGGATGGAACTTAATGCACA GGAGGATCTGTACAGTAAAACACTGGCAGAGAGTATCACTACGCCTCCGCTCCTCATTGTTTTCTACAAACATCACTCCAATATCGATCCCATGTGGCACGTCAGGCACCTCG GTAATACTGGTGCTGGAAACCGCTACTCCACACAGTTTATAAGAGCTGCCAAGCTCCTCCACTGGAACGGACACTATAAGCCCTGGGGAAGAGCTTCCTCTTATTCTgatgtgtgggacaagtggTTCATTCCAGACCCAACAGGAAAGTTTCATCCTGTGCGAAGACATGCAGAAGAGTAG
- the spcs1 gene encoding signal peptidase complex subunit 1 — protein sequence MLSIFKSIPTHMDYKGQKLAEQIFQGIILISAMIGFVYGLIIEQFGWTVYIVLAGFAVSCVLTLPPWPMYRKNPLSWQPVVPEVGGESSQKPQESLKKKKHK from the exons ATGCTGTCTATATTCAAGTCCATCCCCACGCACATG GATTATAAAGGCCAGAAACTGGCTGAACAGATTTTCCAAGGAATAATACTCATCTCAGCG ATGATTGGCTTCGTGTATGGTCTGATCATTGAACAGTTTGGATGGACCGTCTACATAGTCTTGGCTGGCTTTGCTGTGTCCTGTGTG TTGACCTTGCCACCATGGCCGATGTACAGAAAGAATCCTCTGTCCTGGCAGCCTGTTGTACCAGAGGTCGGTGGGGAGTCCAGCCAAAAGCCTCAGGAAAGCctcaaaaagaagaagcacaAATAA
- the LOC115044173 gene encoding zinc finger and SCAN domain-containing protein 22-like, which produces MTKLQFLNVFLTERLMLAAQEIYKSVEDTILEYQEEIAIRERENDHLRRRLRDAGIEIWPDRPSMALLDEEDGEHPRREWSPSMGHEERIPIQIKDKRDLRANQGDDQLRGHGSCSTPENMFTPPRVGNEYPQDGPHTSNLPQSQGVENRERDPGSRGSSRHVKAESGGHRGSTSSNSGAQPLAPVNPNCSNENNIDIIGVENGGPMVGAKGTGANRAQASHMRNQGANAVDCPHQKSPLQGHMSSFCCKVCGEAFSHIGHLHVHVQVHTREKPYRCGVCGKCCSSSGRLQEHQRSHTGEKPFRCQICGKGFTQMAHLKVHMRIHTGEKPYSCPVCGKCFSRSDKIKRHLQTHSREGTYFSGQ; this is translated from the exons ATGACCAAACTGCAGTTCTTAAACGTCTTTCTGACTGAGCGCCTCATGCTTGCAGCACAGGAGATTTACAAATCTGTCGAAGACACGATTTTGGAATACCAGGAGGAGATAGCGATCAGGGAGCGGGAGAACGACCATCTGAGACGCAGGCTGCGAGACGCTGGGATTGAAATATGGCCAG ATCGTCCATCTATGGCCCTGCTGGACGAGGAGGATGGCGAGCATCCAAGGCGCGAGTGGAGTCCCAGCATGGGTCATGAAGAGCGTATTCCCATTCAGATTAAGGATAAGAGGGATCTACGTGCCAACCAAGGTGATGATCAGCTTCGTGGGCATGGGTCTTGTAGCACACCAGAGAACATGTTCACTCCTCCACGTGTTGGAAATGAATATCCCCAAGATGGCCCTCATACATCCAATCTTCCTCAGAGCCAAGGTgtggagaacagagagagggatcCTGGTTCTCGAGGCTCCTCCAGACATGTGAAAGCAGAGAGTGGAGGCCACAGGGGCTCTACTTCCTCTAACAGTGGTGCCCAGCCTCTTGCGCCAGTCAATCCAAACTGTTCAAATGAGAACAACATTGACATTATTGGGGTGGAGAATGGAGGACCAATGGTTGGTGCTAAGGGAACTGGAGCCAACAGAGCACAGGCCTCTCACATGCGCAACCAAGGAGCCAATGCCGTGGACTGCCCGCATCAGAAATCCCCCTTGCAAGGCCATATGTCATCTTTCTGCTGCAAGGTTTGTGGGGAAGCCTTTAGTCACATTGGCCACTTGCATGTGCACGTACAAGTACACACACGGGAAAAACCTTACCGCTGTGGTGTATGTGGGaaatgctgcagctcctccGGCAGACTTCAGGAACACCAGCGCAGCCACACGGGAGAAAAACCATTCCGTTGCCAGATTTGTGGAAAGGGCTTCACACAGATGGCTCACCTGAAGGTACACATGAGGATCCACACGGGGGAAAAGCCATACAGTTGCCCTGTTTGTGGCAAGTGCTTCAGCCGTTCTGACAAAATTAAAAGGCATCTCCAGACCCATAGTCGTGAGGGAACATATTTCTCAGGGCAATGA